The following are encoded together in the Lathyrus oleraceus cultivar Zhongwan6 chromosome 3, CAAS_Psat_ZW6_1.0, whole genome shotgun sequence genome:
- the LOC127132106 gene encoding aspartyl protease family protein 2, whose product MEENYNKRTLLFLLLAISFTLSSTTTTTLFQTQTLPIHSLPNPSTLSWPQESEQESLSDSEPLSLQLHHIDSLSSNKTPQQLFHLRLQRDAARVQSFNLAVSPNHSRPLRSGTGFSSSIVSGLSQGSGEYFTRIGVGTPAKYVFMVLDTGSDVVWLQCAPCRKCYSQADPVFDPTKSRTFAGIPCGAPLCRRLDSAGCNNKNKVCQYQVSYGDGSFTFGDFSTETLTFRKTRVTRVALGCGHDNEGLFVGAAGLLGLGRGRLSFPVQTGRRFNQKFSYCLVDRSASAKPSSMVFGDSAISRIARFTPLLKNPKLDTFYYIELLGISVGGASVRGVSASLFKLDPAGNGGVIIDSGTSVTRLTRPAYIALRDAFRLGASHLKKAPEFSLFDTCFDLSGLTEVKVPTVVLHFRGADVSLPATNYLIPVDNSGSFCFAFAGTMSGLSIIGNIQQQGFRVVYDLAGSRVGFAPRGCV is encoded by the coding sequence ATGGAAGAGAACTACAACAAAAGAACCCTTCTCTTCCTATTATTAGCTATCTCCTTCACACTCTcatccaccaccaccaccactCTTTTCCAAACCCAAACTCTACCTATTCACTCTCTCCCTAACCCTTCAACCCTCTCATGGCCACAAGAATCAGAACAAGAATCTCTATCCGACTCTGAACCTCTCTCACTTCAACTACACCACATAGACTCACTCTCCTCCAACAAAACACCACAACAACTCTTCCACCTCAGACTCCAAAGAGACGCTGCCAGAGTCCAATCCTTCAACCTTGCAGTATCTCCTAATCACTCCCGTCCCCTTAGATCCGGTACAGGTTTCAGCAGCTCCATCGTTTCTGGTCTTTCACAAGGCAGCGGCGAGTATTTCACACGCATAGGTGTCGGCACTCCAGCCAAGTACGTTTTCATGGTTCTCGACACCGGAAGCGACGTCGTTTGGCTTCAATGTGCTCCATGCCGTAAATGCTACTCACAAGCAGATCCAGTTTTCGATCCGACAAAGTCACGCACCTTCGCCGGGATCCCATGCGGTGCTCCTCTCTGCCGGAGACTCGACTCTGCCGGATGCAACAACAAGAATAAGGTTTGTCAGTATCAGGTTTCTTACGGTGATGGTTCTTTCACTTTCGGTGATTTCTCCACTGAAACGCTGACGTTTCGAAAGACGCGTGTGACGCGCGTGGCTTTGGGATGTGGTCATGATAATGAAGGTCTCTTCGTTGGTGCTGCTGGTTTATTGGGACTTGGACGTGGAAGATTATCTTTCCCGGTTCAAACCGGACGCCGGTTTAATCAGAAATTCTCTTATTGTCTTGTGGACCGGTCCGCTTCAGCTAAACCATCTTCCATGGTTTTTGGCGATTCAGCTATTTCACGAATCGCCCGGTTTACTCCACTCCTCAAAAACCCTAAACTCGATACTTTCTATTACATTGAACTTCTCGGAATCAGTGTCGGTGGTGCATCCGTTCGCGGCGTCTCCGCTTCTCTCTTCAAGCTCGATCCCGCCGGTAACGGCGGAGTTATCATTGATTCAGGCACGTCAGTAACCCGATTGACACGTCCCGCTTACATTGCACTGAGAGATGCTTTTAGGCTTGGTGCTTCTCATCTGAAGAAGGCACCGGAGTTCTCGCTGTTCGATACTTGCTTTGATTTGTCAGGGCTGACGGAGGTGAAGGTGCCGACGGTGGTGCTTCATTTCCGAGGTGCTGACGTGTCACTTCCAGCTACGAATTACTTGATTCCGGTGGATAACAGTGGAAGCTTCTGCTTTGCTTTCGCCGGAACAATGAGTGGGTTGTCCATCATCGGTAACATTCAGCAGCAAGGATTTCGGGTCGTTTATGATCTCGCGGGTTCTCGGGTCGGGTTTGCCCCGAGAGGGTGCGTCTGA